The window GCACACGCCTGACATTCAAGACCGAAATCGCGTTCACGCTGAACGAGCATCCGCGAATCGTCGGTCCTCGCAAATACCGCTATCACTCGCCTGTCATCAGTGGCGAGTGGTGCGCGTTTACCAACTTCCCGTGGGGGCGGGGGTTGATCAATTTCAATCCGGAAGAGGAAGAGCGCGCGATGGAGACATACCGCACGTGGATGCGGTTGTTTGAACTCCAGTGCTACTACTCCTGGATCGTCGATCGCTTCCATCTGTCCACGCGGATGTTCCAGTTCAAGACGCGCGGGAAAGACTACGACTTCGGCTGGCTCGAAGACAGGCTCGCGGCTCTCGATTTCCGATTGGTATATTGCACGCGCACGCCTGAGTCCTTCGCGGCGGCACGTGAGGAGCGCCTGAAGGTCAGCGGAAACCCTTCGCAGTACGACGACCTCGACCTTTTCGTTGAGGAGCAGGAGTTGATGCGCAAGATGGTTTCGGAGTCTAAGCTCCGCACGTTCGTCGTCGACATGTCCGACAACGATGTGCCCCGTGCATGCGACAAGATCGCCGACTGGATGGAAGAAACGGGCGGGTTGTACGCCGAATACTGAGAGGGATGGGATGCGGACCGACAGCGACAGCCGAGAGTACCGCATCCCGCCCGATATTCGCTTTGGCCTGTGGCTGCTCTCGCTCCGCCGGAAGGGTTGGAGTGATGAATTCGCCGCGATCCAAGAGAATCCGCTCGTCATTCATAACTATGGGCCGCGCCATGATCGCATTGCGGATCATGGAGCGGCGTGGCTGCCATGGATTGCCTTTCTGGTTGCGGAAGTCATTCTTTTTACGTTGTTGGCCAGGCTTGGTATCTTCAGCGAGTGTATGCGATTCGTCTTGGCCGACGCGGTCTTGGCGCCGTTTGGTGCTGCCGTTCTGATGCAGATCATGGTTATGCGACAGTGGTTCCGACTGCGCTGGTCGGTGCCCGTCGATGAGATCGCCGTCACACGCATGACTCCGCGCGAAATGGTCCTCGGCATGATCGCCCGCCCGATGGCGCTGCAATTCGTGACCTATCTCCTCTACTCGCTTGGGCTATGCGGAGCGCTCGTATTCTATCTACTCCATTCCGGAGGGAGATCGGAGTTCATACTTGCTCTCCTGACAATCCCCCTGACTCTCTTCCTCAAGATTCCGATCGGTTTCTCCATGATGTTCGCCGGGGCAACGTACGCCATCCGTGCGCGACTGCTCACGCGCGGTTACTGGTGGGCGCGCATTCGGATGATGGCAGATATGGGGAGATGGGCGATTCTCCCCATTGCGCTCTCATCCCTTGTCGGGGTCTTTGATGCCATTTTCCTGGCGTATGTGTTCGCCTTCGGCATCGTCGTCGTGACAGCCATTCGGCTCCTCATTGCCGGGTCAACTGCATGTCGAAATCGAGCACTCGCCACGTTCAGACAGACTGTCCATCATTCTTCGAACTGGTGGTTCCTGGCTGGCATGGAGATGGAACCGGAAGCAAACCGCGCGCGGCTGTGGGATTGGATGCGGGGGATTGAATTCGCGCATCCCCGCACAGTGGAGCCCTATGGCTGGGACGAGGATGGGCTGACGAGCCGACGCCGAGCCACGGCATTCGCGCATTGTTCCCTTCCGATTAGGGTGGGTTTGCGACTGCTGGATGGGGCGGGGCAACTAATTGTCCAAAGAACAATGGAGCCTTCAGCGAGCAAGCTCCTGACAGATCGACGCCTCCTCTTCCAGATCAAGAGGCGCGCTCCCGGCTTCATCTGGCTTGTGTGGTTCGGCATCCTTATGGGGTCTCTTGCCTGCGCCTCGCTCGCTTCATCGTTCCATGGGGGCCTAGCCAAAGAACACTTTCTTCCGGCGAGTCTCCTGCTTGGCCTTCTGATCGTTGGCACCTCCGTCATTGCTGTTCAGGCTGCTGTATTCCGGATCGCGAACCGGAGTTCTGACTTGTGGCCGCCACACATCCCAATCGATTGCACACTCGATGCTCAAGACAATGTCGTAGCAACGATCCTGTTGCCCACGGCTATCAATCTGATCGCGGCAATCCTGCTCCCTGGGGCAATCATTCTCATCATGATCCTCGGGTGGCTTACAATCTGGGGGAGCAGCGCCCTGCTCGGTAGCCTGATCGCCCTTGTTCTGATCGTACCGTTTACCCTGCAGGGTGGCATGATTGCATTCCGCGCACGGGTCCTGACGCGATCAACGTCTCTCGCCCTGCTGCGAATGGGTTGGGATTCCCTGCTACTAGTGATTCCGCCTCTTCCAGTATTTGGTATATTGTGCGTATTTGTCTACGCGCTTCAACTGCCAACGCCTCTGATTGGGCTCCTGTTCCCAATTCCACTCGTTCTTCTCATCGTTCTTTATCCCATCACATGTGGAGATTGGTTTCAGGACCTCATCGACCTCGCCCCATTCTGGTGGGAGAGAGACGCGGAGGAAGACTGGAGAGAAATAACCGGTAAGAAATGGGTGAGTGATTGGACTGGGCCGCTGCGGGAGAAGATTCTACGCGAGAACGCCAGTTCCCAGATTGGGGAAACATGAACATGCGGCGAGAATCCGAAATCCAATCAGGCAGTATCGATCACTGCCCCTTCATTGTGCGGTATGGCTTGAAGCACCTGAGCGGGGGAAACAAAGGCCTGATTCCGGGGACGCTCAGTCCGTGGTGCAATCCTCTCTTCATTGATCCCGCGCTGTCTCGTGTGTTTGTACGAGTTGTGTACTATCGCCAACTCTGGTTTGCTTGTCTTCTGGTTCTGCTCATTGGAATTGCAGTTCTGGAGATCTGCGGTCTGCCCGGCGGGTTCAACTTCGTGGCGATCACGGCTACATCGGGGCTCTTCCTTGCGAACCTGCTCTTCGCGATTATCGTGCAACGCATTGAGTGTCGGCTTCTTGCAACGACACAACCGCTAACATCCCCTGCCGCCATTGCCCAGACCGGGATCGCCGCTAAGGATTACGTCGAGGCCCACGTCCTTGTTTCTGCGGCGGTCGCGCGTGTCCTGGTCCTCGCACTGGCAACACCGCTATTCGTCGCGATGCTCGGAAAACTCCTGGTCGATTTCTTCCTCACCGGAACTTGGCGTGGCGGAATCTCTTCAGATCTCGTTTACTTCCTCTATGTTTTCCTCGCAGGTGTGATGGCCCTGATTGGCCACACAACAATGATCGCCACTGCCACTGCAATGAAAGCGCGAGTTCTGACGGCAGATCGAGATCTGGCCGAGAAACGGATGACCGCCGACTATCTCAAAGGGCACTTGCTGTGGATTCCCGCGTTTCTCGCCTCCGCATTTGCTCTCTTGGCAAATGGAGAACTGCGATTCGCATTCTTATTCTTCGTGGCTTTCGCCTGCATCATGTTCAGTGTCTACGTCCAGGAGCGGCGGATTCTGCGGGCGATTCGCGAACTCGAAAGCCTCGCCCCTTTGTGGTGGGGCGAGGGGGCTGACGTGAATATGGATGAGTTGACGAAGGGGAAGTGGCTCGGCGATTGGGCGCGGCCGCTGCGAGCCGAAGCGGCGCGGCTTGTCGAACGGCAGGGAGCCTGGGAGGGCGAATCATGATCTTGCCCTCGGAGCTGAAAGAGCTGAAGGCAAAGCTCCGGCATTGGCCACTTCGGTATCGATGGGGCATATCCTTCATCATCCAGTTCGAGGGGATGCCCCTGCCGCTCGACAATGCGCTGCTGACGGAACCTGCTATCAGCAGGCAGTTGGCCTCCCGTAGGGAGTATCTCATTCTCACGATTGTCTATTCACTCATGCTGTTGGCTTCGGCCCTGCCCATTCAGGCAGGGCTATTCCGCGGGGCCCGGGGAATTGACTCCGTCGTTCCAATGGCGATGGGTGTCTTGATCGTGATGCTGAATGCTCTGGTAGTAATATGGGTTCAGGGAAGAGCTCTTCGATCTCGCTCGGCATTCCTTTCTCGCGCAAGCCTGTCGGGGTCAGCGATTTCTGCGAGCGAGTTCGTGGTTGTACATGTCCTGATCCCTGCTTCGCTGAGCCTCTTTGTCGCCTTCTCACTCCAAGCTCTGTATTTGATCGGGTACGTCATTTCTGCGCCCTACGAAATCATCTCCGGAACTACATCTTCCGGCATGCTCAGTTCCGATGCCCTGAGCGCAAGTCTTGGACTACTGTGCGCTCCTGTTCTCCTTGCCGGTCACTTCTCTCTTGTCGCTGGCGCAATTGCCTTCCGAGCACACGCTTTGACGGATGATATCGAGTTGGCGAATCGCAGAGCTGTTGCGGACATGATGAGCATCTGCCTCCCTCTGGTCATCCTGGCCATGCTTGCTGTCGTTCTCGGACTCCTCTTTCAAAGCGACTTGCTGGATCTCTTTTTCATTGTCCCCCTCTGCACTACAGGGGTTCTCGTCTTTCTGCGTCTGCGACGCATGATAAAGGAGCTGTTTCGGGAACTCGATAACCTCGCCCCGTTGTGGTGGAGCGAAGGCGCAGACGTAAATCTGGATGACCTGACGAAGAGGAAATGGCTCGGCGATTGGACACGGCCGCTGCATGGTAAAATGCTGCGCCTGAATGCCGAAGCGCGAGTTGAAAGTGGGAAAGGTCTATGAAACCAGAAGAGTACAACGAACTACGTCAGGGTCTCGCCCACTGGCCGTGGACATATCGGGTTGGTTTCAATTACGTGGCCATCGTGTTGGGGAATTTGATCTCGCTCAAGAACCCACTCTTGATGGATCGCTCCCTAAGCAAAGCACTCTTCAACCAGAAAACTTACCGCATCCTCTCGACCTTCGGATTTCTCTGTGTGCTTCTCCCTCTTGCATTCATGGCTGTGGGTCTCAGCCCAAAGGGGATACTGAGTCTTCTGACAATAGGGTTCTCCGGCGGCATCATTGCGGTCTTCATCAATAGCATTCTGGTTCAGCGGTGCTTAGGCAAGATCTTGCACGAGCGCGCCTCGCTGTTTGCTCCCGCCAATCTGTCTGCATCGTCGATTAGCCCGCGACAGTATCTGGAAGCACAAGTCACCGTGCCGACTGCCTTGACCGGGTTTGTGGCAAACGCCGTTTGGATCGCGCTGATGCTGATTCCGATGGTGAATTGGATCATCAAGTACTTACTGCGCCTCCCCCCGACTGTCAGGACCATACCGAACTTCCCCCTTATCGTGTATGCTTTCGGCATGTTCGTCGCCTTCATAAGCGGTTCTGTTGCGCTCATGTCATCCGCGTTGGCATTTCGGGCTCATGCCTTGACAAATGCCCCCGAGTTGGCTCATCGCCGCGCAGTTCGCGACTTCCTCCGATTGGCATGGCCGTTGGTGCTCATTGCGCTTGTGACGATTCCGTTCTCAATCGCAGTTCCCCATCCTGCCATCTTGTTTGCATTGACCATTGCTTTACTTGGCCTCCTGCTTCGTACGCTTTCCAAGTTCCGACCAGAAATGGAATACATGATCGGTGAGATTGAAAACCTCGCACCCTTGTGGTGGGGCGAAGGGGCCGATGTGAATCTGGACGAACTGACGCAACACAGGTGGAACGAGGATTGGGTCTACGCACTTCGAGAAGAAGTGGAGCGGATTCAGGAAGACGTGGTCTAGCCCTTCGGTGGGGTGTCGCCAATTTGTTTGCGCAGGTCGCGCGTGCGATGCAGGCAATTGCGGAGGCCGATGGTGTCGTGCTCGCGCAGGAGCCGTGCAAGGTCGTGCAATCGGCCGCCGACGCGATCGAGCATCTCGGCGATCGAGAGTGCATTCTGTGTGCAGATCTGCTCCCACATCTCGGGGTTGCCTTGCGCTATTCGAGTGGTGTCGCGCAGTCCCGTTCCGGCCAACAGGCGCAGGAGATTCGGGTCCTCTCCGCTGCGGTGCAGTTGATCGATAAGCGCAACGGCCACGAGGTGTGGAACGTGACTGATCAGCGCGACAATCTGGTCGTGGCGTTGGGGCGAGGCATAGACAACGCGCGAACCGAGCGCTTCCCAGAATAGCCCCGTGCGGACCGCGGCGCGACGATGCGTCTTCTTTGTCAGCGTCACAAAGGACGTCGCGCCGTCGAACAGATCGGCGCGCGCATTCTCCCAACCGCTCTTGTCGGAACCAGCCATCGGATGACTGCCGACAAATTGCGCGTCGTGGTGGTGATGATGCGTTTCGGCGCGAGAGACGATCGATTCTTTTGTGCTGCCGGCGTCGGTGACGATTGCTCCGGGACGCGCGACGGACAGGACGTGTTCGACTTCGTCAACAATGAGCTCGACGGGTTTGCAGAGTACGATCCAGTGTGCCTGTGGTAAGGCGGTCGCTTCGTCGGTCGACCATTCATCGATGACGCCGGCGTCCTTGGCGGCGCGCAGCCGTTCTTCATTTCGACCGACTGCAATGATGCGATCCGCAAACCCAACGCGTCGCGCCGCCAACGCGACCGATCCGCCGATCAATCCGAGTCCGGAGATCAGCAGAGCCCCGACGGGAGCGAATGGTGGCAGCTTCGGTGCAGTCATGCGGTTGACCTCTCGGGCGATTGGCGGCGTCCCTGCATTGAAACGCGGAACGGCACCCTGTAAGCAAGCGGAGAAAGCCTGGCCTCTTGTTGCCCCCCTCTACTCGTCACGGTTCCCGAGGACCAAGGCCCTTGATCACGGTTCGGGCCATCAGAAGCGTAAGGATGATCTTGAGTGCCGCGTAGGGCGGTCCAAACCACGGCGTTGCGTGGAGTTCCAGAAGAACGGCAAGGAAGTCGGGCCAAGAAATGAGATCGCTGAAGCTCGCGTTTGGCAGCGCTTTCAGGACCACAAAATAGGCGATCAGATCCAGGAACAGGTTGCTGGCGAAAGAGTCCCGGAGCGAATTGTGCCCCGCTCGGCCGTGGCGACGTTCCTGGATCCAGATTCCACCAATGACGCCAAAGAAGATCGCGGAAATGAAGTACAGCCAGGTGATGAGGAAGTGCAGGCGGGTCCAGGAGTCGTCCGTCAATGAGACTACGTCGCCTTCTTCGAAACGCAGCAGCCACCAGTTTTCCCAGGGTAGCATCGGGATGTAGAACAGCGCGATCAGTCCAAACAACAAACCGCAGCGGGTCAAAACAAACGCCCAAAACAGATCTGCAGCCGAGGCCCCGGTCAGGTACATCTCCTCGAATCGAGTCGATCGACGCCAGCGCCTCCACGCAAAGAAGATGAAGAAGGGTGGAGCGAAATAAACGATGGAATGGAAGAATGTGAACTGCAGATAGTACTGAGAGTACGCATCAAACCTCTCGGAGAAGCCGAGCAGCAGCAGCACGCTGAACCCGAGATGTCCGAAAGCCGCAAGTACCACGACCCAGAACATCGGCTGGCGCAGCAAGTCGTGCCACAGCAGGCGCGCTTCGCGTCGCAGGATCGGGTTCTTCGATGGTCGGAGCGGCTCGAGCATTTGCCTGCCGACTTGGAGGATCAGAAGCTTCGTCCGATAGCTTGCGCGAGGGGCTTCAGGTTCTTGGCCACGTCCGCCAGTTTCTCCAGCCGCAGGCTCTGGGCGCCATCGGAAAGAGCGCGCTCGGGGTTGGGATGCGATTCGATGATCAATCCATCGGCGCCGATCGCAACCGCGGCCCGAGAGATGGGCTCAACCCACTGCCATGTGCCGGCGGCGTGGCTGGGATCGACGATCACCGGCAGGTGGGTCTCTGCCTTTGCAATCGCCACGGCGGTCGCGTCGAATAGATTGCGCGTCGAGGGATCGTAGCTGCGAATACCGCGCTCGCACAGAATCACGCGCTCGTTGCCCTGGGCAAGGATGTACTCCGCGCACATAAACCACTCTTTGATCGTGGCGGCGATACCGCGTTTCAGCACGACGGGCTTGTCCGTCTTCCCGACTTCCTTGAGCAGGTTGAAGTTCTGCATGTTACGCGCACCGATCTGGAAGATGTCGGCGTATCGATACACGAGTTCGACGTCGCGGGTGTCCATCACTTCCGTGATGATGGCGAGGCCGGTTTCCTTGCGTGCTTCCGCCAGCAGCTTCAGTCCCTCCTCGCCGAGCCCTTGGAAATCGTAGGGCGAGGTGCGAGGCTTGAACGCACCTCCGCGGAGGACCTTTGCGCCGGCGGCCTTGACCCCGATGGCGGACTTCAACATCACGTCGCCGGGCTCGACGCTGCACGGGCCGGCCATCAAGACGAGTTCATCGCCGCCAATCTGTACCCCCGGAGCCAATTCGAATGCCGAGGTCTTTGGATGCAACTCACGGCCGGCGAGTTTGTATGGCTTGACGATGGGAGTGGCCGACTCGACGCCGGGGAACGCCTCGAACGGGATGCTCGAGATCTGCGCCTCGTTGCCGATGGCGCCGATAATCGTGCGCTCGACACCCTGCGAGATGTGGACTTTCAGTCCCGCGTTTTCGATAGCTTCGACAACGTGACTGATCTCTGCCTGGTCCGAGCCATGGCGCATTACGATAATCATACAAGGGTACTCCCGTTCAGAATTGCGGCTGCGCTGCTGCGAGCGGACCATCAGGGTGTCGATGCCCCCGCCACCCGTCAATAGCATAGGCGGGATGACGCAGAACTGGTGCCCCTCCGCGCGGGGTCAAAAAACGCCGGGCGCACGAGGCGCCCGGCGGGTTATCGTCAGTCTGTGGCAAGGAATCAGGTCGTGCCGCTCAGGGCCGGTTCTTCTTCCTTCGATTCGTCGGGCTTCGTGATCTCAAAGCGCAGGGACTCGCTGTCCTCCGCCAAGTGGCCAACGATCTCGGCACCCTCGCCGATCTCCGCAGAGATCATCATGGTGGAGAGCGGATCCTCGACCATGTTCTGGATTACGCGGCGCAGCGGACGGGCACCGTACTCGGGATCGTGTCCCTTCTCGACCAGCAGAGCGCGGGCATCATCAGCCAACGTCAGGGTGATCTTCTTCTCGGTCAGGCGCTTGTTCAGTCGCTCCATCATGATGTCCACGATGTGATCGATGTCGTCGCGCGTCAGGGAATGGAAGACGACCATCTCGTCGAGCCGGTTCAGGAACTCGGGATTAAAGACCTTCTTCACTTCCTGCATCACGCGTTCGCGCATGGCCTTGTAATCGATCTCGTCCGACTGTGCCTGGAATCCGACCG of the bacterium genome contains:
- a CDS encoding prephenate dehydrogenase/arogenate dehydrogenase family protein produces the protein MTAPKLPPFAPVGALLISGLGLIGGSVALAARRVGFADRIIAVGRNEERLRAAKDAGVIDEWSTDEATALPQAHWIVLCKPVELIVDEVEHVLSVARPGAIVTDAGSTKESIVSRAETHHHHHDAQFVGSHPMAGSDKSGWENARADLFDGATSFVTLTKKTHRRAAVRTGLFWEALGSRVVYASPQRHDQIVALISHVPHLVAVALIDQLHRSGEDPNLLRLLAGTGLRDTTRIAQGNPEMWEQICTQNALSIAEMLDRVGGRLHDLARLLREHDTIGLRNCLHRTRDLRKQIGDTPPKG
- the aroF gene encoding 3-deoxy-7-phosphoheptulonate synthase; its protein translation is MIIVMRHGSDQAEISHVVEAIENAGLKVHISQGVERTIIGAIGNEAQISSIPFEAFPGVESATPIVKPYKLAGRELHPKTSAFELAPGVQIGGDELVLMAGPCSVEPGDVMLKSAIGVKAAGAKVLRGGAFKPRTSPYDFQGLGEEGLKLLAEARKETGLAIITEVMDTRDVELVYRYADIFQIGARNMQNFNLLKEVGKTDKPVVLKRGIAATIKEWFMCAEYILAQGNERVILCERGIRSYDPSTRNLFDATAVAIAKAETHLPVIVDPSHAAGTWQWVEPISRAAVAIGADGLIIESHPNPERALSDGAQSLRLEKLADVAKNLKPLAQAIGRSF